The following DNA comes from Rhinolophus ferrumequinum isolate MPI-CBG mRhiFer1 chromosome 15 unlocalized genomic scaffold, mRhiFer1_v1.p scaffold_54_arrow_ctg1_1, whole genome shotgun sequence.
CTACCTGGCTCCTGCGACAGTGGGAGGCCATGGAGCTTTCGAGAAACTCGGTCGACAAGACCAGGAAGCGGAGGGGCCTGGGCCGTTGCCGGCATTTCTTTTGGCTGGGCATCGTGTTCGACGCTGTGGGCGCCACAGTGCTGTTCACTGGGGTCTTCGCTGACCTGCTGTACAGCGACCTGCTGCTCTACCTGGGTTCCATCATCATTTTCCTCAGCCTCCTCTGGTGGGTCCTCTGGTACACCGGCAACATCGAACTGACTACTGAAGAAGCCTTGAAAAGGCCCTTCGACGGGGTCTCAGCCACCACGGTGGACCTTCCAAGCCAGCCCGTCAGCCACCGCTTTGCTTTAAGGTTCTGCAACGTTCCCAGACCCTTTAGGCAGATCCAGCCAGGGTGGCGCCGCAGTACCCTCATCCAAAGGAATTTGTCTCTGAGTATGACCCTGTCGGGCCAGGTAGAAAAACAGCCAGCAAAGGAGGACCAGGGCAACGACGGAATGCAAAGTGTCAAGAATAGTAGCGACGCTGAAGACTTGGACGGAGAGGATCTGGGCCCCCGGCCAGAAGCTGTCCAAAGTTCAGAAGGAGTTTGTGCCCCAGGCCCTGATTCTGGTCCACGGTGCCGCGAGGCTGGTCTGCTGAGGTTTGTCAAACCAGCATCGACCCATCTGGTGCCACCTGAGTCCACTTCACCTCCTCTGGACCAGCTTCTGCCTCCAGTTATCCTCACCTCTGTGGTCCCCTTGGCCCCTACCAGTCAACCTCTAGCTAGTCTGACTTCCGGGAACCTTACCTTAGTTTCCTCGGCCTCTATGAGCCAACCTCCAGCCACTCTTGTCTCTACAAGCCTGCCTGCTGTCCCCCTGTCCTCTGCAGGCCAGCCTCTGGACACCCTGGCCTCTAAGAGCCAGGCCACAGCCATGGTGGTCTCACAAAGCCACTCCCTGCCTGTGGATGCACAGAGTCACCTCCAGGTCCACGTAGCCTTAGGAAGCAATCTCCAGAATCTTTCTCCGGTCTCTCAAACTCAGCCTCAACCTGTTCAGGGTTCCCAAGCCCAGATTTTGGCTAACTCCACCACTCTGATCCACCTTTTGTCGGCCCCATCTTTTCAGACCCAGTCGGTGGGCTTGAGGGTCGCCTCGGCTGTCCAGGACTTGCAGGTCCTGTATGACACTCAACAGGTGCCCCAGAGCAGGGCTTTAGTCCAAGAGATTGCTCTCAGCCAGGCTTCACCTGCCAAGGAGATTCTTAAGAAGCCAGTTGCTCAGGCTTTCGAGACTGTGCCACCAATGGGCCAGGAGCTAACTCAGGAAGTCCCTGACACCATGTCCCCACTGCCTGAGTCCCCAAGTCCAGCTACTGAGGTGCAGCAGTCAGTGTCCCCTGAGGGTGCGTCTACCCCCACGTCGGAGAAGAGCAGTCATGCTCTCTAGTATAGAACCAGACCCCAGCCATCCAAGTGGTCGCTCAGACCTCTGCCAAGTAAGTGCCTTGGGAGGAATCTTCACCTACAGTATTCCTAGATCGTTTCCAGGTCTGTGTTATGGTTCTCTCCTCAACCCCTtctgttcaaaaatattaagttgaTGGAGGTAGGGTGGCCTTCTCTTTCTGTGATTAGATCT
Coding sequences within:
- the LOC117019416 gene encoding LOW QUALITY PROTEIN: uncharacterized protein LOC117019416 (The sequence of the model RefSeq protein was modified relative to this genomic sequence to represent the inferred CDS: deleted 1 base in 1 codon): MGTQRPRRAFAAPSRASPLPTWLLRQWEAMELSRNSVDKTRKRRGLGRCRHFFWLGIVFDAVGATVLFTGVFADLLYSDLLLYLGSIIIFLSLLWWVLWYTGNIELTTEEALKRPFDGVSATTVDLPSQPVSHRFALRFCNVPRPFRQIQPGWRRSTLIQRNLSLSMTLSGQVEKQPAKEDQGNDGMQSVKNSSDAEDLDGEDLGPRPEAVQSSEGVCAPGPDSGPRCREAGLLRFVKPASTHLVPPESTSPPLDQLLPPVILTSVVPLAPTSQPLASLTSGNLTLVSSASMSQPPATLVSTSLPAVPLSSAGQPLDTLASKSQATAMVVSQSHSLPVDAQSHLQVHVALGSNLQNLSPVSQTQPQPVQGSQAQILANSTTLIHLLSAPSFQTQSVGLRVASAVQDLQVLYDTQQVPQSRALVQEIALSQASPAKEILKKPVAQAFETVPPMGQELTQEVPDTMSPLPESPSPATEVQQSVSPEGASTPTSEKSSHAL